The Sesamum indicum cultivar Zhongzhi No. 13 linkage group LG6, S_indicum_v1.0, whole genome shotgun sequence genome has a segment encoding these proteins:
- the LOC105164393 gene encoding uncharacterized protein LOC105164393 — protein MILVAIVAELLEEYTVVVARVLEHMLQDAPLPFPRRVRFLILRNLPFASPPYTPHRLLAAPPPPPLL, from the coding sequence ATGATACTGGTGGCGATAGTGGCGGAGCTGCTGGAGGAGTACACGGTGGTGGTGGCGCGTGTGCTGGAGCACATGTTGCAAGACGCGCCTCTTCCGTTTCCCCGGCGGGTTCGTTTCCTCATACTACGCAATCTCCCTTTCGCTTCTCCTCCTTACACTCCCCACCGCCTTCTCGCCGCcccacctcctcctcctcttctctaG